In one Candidatus Polarisedimenticolaceae bacterium genomic region, the following are encoded:
- a CDS encoding acyltransferase, protein MSKIAKRLFGNTAPYRFAAWLVGRYQEEQAAIRRPDEFREFGQGVVIEPGVRITMPGRVVLKDRVSIYRGSFINSAGGLYIGENTGIGYDCTIFTTQHRYRNARSIPFDNVVELKPVIIREFVWTGAGVMIMPGVEIGEGAIVGMGAVVTKSVPPLAIVLGNPAQIIGYRDKEHFASCKAEGKFQTIAIERYEETVPEAFRWKYPKEMKELGLD, encoded by the coding sequence ATGAGCAAGATCGCGAAGCGACTGTTCGGAAATACCGCGCCCTACCGATTCGCGGCGTGGCTGGTAGGCCGCTATCAGGAGGAGCAGGCGGCGATCCGTCGCCCGGACGAGTTCAGAGAATTCGGCCAAGGCGTCGTCATCGAGCCGGGAGTGCGGATCACGATGCCGGGACGTGTGGTCCTCAAGGATCGTGTTTCGATCTATCGCGGATCGTTCATCAACTCTGCCGGTGGGTTGTACATCGGTGAGAACACCGGCATCGGATACGATTGCACGATCTTCACGACACAACATCGCTACCGGAATGCGCGGAGCATTCCGTTCGACAATGTCGTGGAGCTCAAGCCTGTGATCATCCGCGAGTTCGTTTGGACGGGAGCGGGCGTCATGATCATGCCGGGGGTCGAGATCGGCGAAGGCGCGATCGTCGGGATGGGCGCCGTCGTGACGAAGAGCGTCCCCCCGCTCGCGATCGTCCTGGGCAATCCCGCGCAGATCATCGGGTACCGAGACAAGGAGCATTTCGCGAGCTGCAAGGCGGAGGGGAAGTTCCAAACGATCGCGATCGAACGCTACGAGGAGACGGTGCCCGAGGCATTCCGATGGAAGTATCCCAAGGAGATGAAGGAACTGGGGCTGGACTAG
- a CDS encoding glycosyltransferase family 4 protein → MPWYKPLIGGVVLAVERVAQSLVRSGHRVWVLRPGESPRIEQVGSDEGVPLFAFDMRSGFVEKGRARALVSYLVHFVPTMVELKRFIDRNEIDVTIINYPSSYETYFTALELLFDLPYCVCVHGSDVNRLGDEPPLKRWAVRTIVQRANGFIACSQALMESAERTFARLPAFRRVVHIGVDPSFSDGTKSTNASVHGKYILTLAWATPDKGPDVAIDAFAEIKDRYPDVSLLMVGSGPMEDELRNSIERLGLQGRVVRLGTLEPSSLPDLYAGALFGVIPSRNEGFGRVALEFQLFGKAIVASRVGGLPEAVEDGHSGRLVPPGDSGALARAMSELLDRPEECNRMGTNGRASVMNRFTLDRTGEGYVSVLNHILTRR, encoded by the coding sequence GTGCCCTGGTACAAGCCGCTGATCGGTGGGGTCGTGCTCGCGGTTGAGCGCGTGGCGCAGAGCCTCGTACGCAGCGGTCATCGCGTCTGGGTGCTGAGGCCTGGGGAAAGTCCGAGAATCGAGCAGGTTGGGTCGGATGAAGGCGTGCCGCTTTTCGCCTTCGATATGCGCTCCGGTTTCGTAGAGAAGGGACGCGCTCGCGCCCTCGTGTCGTACTTGGTCCACTTCGTTCCGACGATGGTCGAATTGAAGCGTTTCATCGATCGCAACGAGATCGACGTGACGATCATCAACTACCCGTCGAGCTACGAGACATACTTCACCGCACTCGAGCTCCTGTTCGATCTGCCGTACTGCGTGTGTGTTCACGGAAGCGACGTCAATCGGCTCGGTGACGAGCCACCGCTCAAGCGGTGGGCCGTCCGGACCATCGTGCAACGCGCGAACGGGTTTATCGCGTGCTCCCAGGCGCTCATGGAAAGTGCGGAGCGAACCTTCGCACGACTCCCGGCGTTCCGGCGCGTCGTGCACATCGGCGTCGACCCGTCGTTCAGCGACGGAACGAAGAGCACGAACGCGAGTGTGCACGGCAAGTACATTCTGACGCTCGCGTGGGCCACACCCGACAAGGGGCCCGACGTCGCCATCGACGCGTTCGCCGAAATCAAGGATCGGTATCCGGATGTCTCTCTTCTCATGGTGGGGAGTGGCCCCATGGAAGACGAGCTGCGAAACAGCATTGAACGGCTCGGGCTTCAAGGTCGGGTCGTCCGTCTCGGCACCCTGGAGCCTTCGAGCCTACCGGACCTGTATGCGGGCGCACTCTTCGGCGTGATCCCTTCACGGAACGAGGGCTTCGGGCGCGTCGCGCTGGAGTTCCAGTTGTTCGGCAAGGCGATCGTCGCCTCGCGCGTAGGTGGTCTTCCGGAAGCGGTCGAGGACGGTCACTCCGGGCGATTGGTACCCCCTGGCGACTCTGGTGCGCTTGCCCGGGCGATGTCGGAACTGCTCGATCGCCCCGAGGAATGCAACCGGATGGGAACGAACGGGCGCGCCAGCGTGATGAACCGGTTCACCCTGGATCGAACCGGCGAAGGCTACGTCTCCGTCCTAAATCACATCCTGACGCGACGATAG